In Citrus sinensis cultivar Valencia sweet orange chromosome 3, DVS_A1.0, whole genome shotgun sequence, the sequence GAGCCGAATAAATCCGGCAGCATCAGCCTGATCATATATCTGCCCGCTCTCAAATGAAGAGATATCTTGCCTGTACAGACTCTTGGGGCTTGTCCGCCCTGTTACAGAAACAGATCCTTTATACAACTTGAGTGTGACAGAACCAGTCGTCGTCTTAGTGATGTTCTCCATAAATGCGTCTATTGATTCACGAAGTGGGTCAAACCATCTTCCTGCATAAACCAGTTCGGCATACTTGAGAGCCAAGGAATCTTTAACTTGCATTGTTTCTCGGTCAAGTGTTAAGGACTCAAGCTCCTGCACAGCACTGAAGAGGATGGTGCCGCCAGGAGTTTCATAGACTCCACGGCTTTTCATACCAACAAGCCTGTTTTCGACCATGTCAATACGTCCTATTCCATGTCTTCCTCCAATTTCATTGAGTTCAGCTAGAAGAGATGCTGGAGATAGCTTCTTCCCATTAACTGAAACAgggattcccgagactataccAATTTCAAGGTATCTACAAAAATAGAGTACATGCAAGAGAAAGTAAATAGAAATTCAAAACTACAGAATGAACTAGAGATgttgaattgaaaaataaggCATGCACACTTACTCAGGTTGGTTAGGTGCATCTTCTGGATCAACAGACATCATGTACATATCTTTTTTCGGCTCATTTTCTGGATCTTCCAAGATGTCCCCCTTCAATGCCACAAGtataaaagaattagagaGATTGAAGACAAGATGAAAAGACTGCACAATCGTTTTCAATCAACGACATTATGAATGAAGATCTATCATATGATAGTCACCTCATGGCTCAAGTGCCATAAATTCCGGTCTCTACTGTATATGGATTTTTTTGTTACAGGAACAGGCACGTTGTGCTTCTTAGCATATTCAATAGCATCTTCTCTTCCCTGAATATCCCATTCCCTCCATGGAGCCACAACATTCAACTCAGGATTTAAAGCAAAGAATGTAAGCTCAAAGCGGACCTGAAGATAAATTAGGTAAACAAGGTTAAGTAAAAGTAAAGCGTGAGGccctgaaaatttttcaaacttaaaaGTTTGAGGCATGCCTGGTCATTTCCTTTTCCTGTGCACCCATGAGCGACAGCATCAGCTCCAACTTCTCTGGCAACATCCACCATGGCCTACCATTATTGGTACCACATGATAAGGTTTAACAAATGTAtcatataaaatgaaattaactaATATGCTAATGTGATAAAATATGCCTTGACCATGACCAACAAATGGACGAGTGTAGTAATACCctttatagaaaaaaaagggggaaaaacaCATCTATTACATTTAGTTATATATCCAAGAAGAGGAAAGGTACCAAGAGAATGGCCAGATTTTCTCctcaataaataacaaatgaaaatcaagGTTTTGATGGACCCTCCGAATTTAGAATCGGAAACTACTAGCTCATTATGACTTTCAGAAAGGGATATTCACCTTGGCAATAACGGGGCGGGCCATTGATGTTCCCAGCAGATACTTTCTCTCATAAATTGCACCAGCTCGCAAGCAAGGAAATATATAGTCTTTAACAAATTCCTCCTTCAAATCCTTCACCACTAACTGACAAGCTCCACTAGCCTTGGCCTTCTCTTCCAACCCATCCAATTCCTTGATTCCCTACAAAATCAGCACTTGGTACTAAGCAAACACATTGACCAAATAAGAAATCACCAAATGAGAGAAGATACAGTCAAAGTATGGCAGAAGAGCACAAGATAGGCTCAATGATCATATGTTGGTATAGTTGACATACTTGACCAACATCAGCAGTGAaacaaacaacctcacaaccATAATTCTCCCTGCAGAagcaaaataattagaaaacaTATATggatagaaaagaaaagtgataaaaaataataaacagatGGACTCTGAATTCTGAAACAAATTAAGCGCATATATCAAGGCACATGAACGTTAAAAAGAATGCTACTTTCAGTGCCAAACCAAAGAGAACAGAATGTGTCGTCTGTGGAGAAAACTTGCTCAACCACAACACTATACAGATATACGATTAAGACAAGCAAACATACAGTTCTTTGTCAAAACCACTAGGATTTGCCAGAATATTACTTTTATCAAACAGCAAATGCACAACTGCGTGCAGCTACCACTCGCCATTAGACAATGTTTGCATACTTCCAGAAGTCAAgtatttcaaagaaaataaattatcatataatttgCGTACAATCACCCTAAATGCAAGAACATCTCATTCAAAGTAAGAACAGCCCTTCTTGACCCGTGAACCATGGGCCAAGTTCCAGACAGATATTATTGTGAAAACACAAAACAAGGGGTATTACCTTAGCCATGGCACAATGACTGAAGTGTCTAAGCCACCGCTATAAGCTAAAACAACCTTATTCAACTTGCCACGTCGCCCTCCACCACTTTTAGGTGCAGATTCCACCTCTCTCTCACTTGAGAGAAGTGCTTGAATAGCTGCAACTCAGGCAGAGACCATCAATTGTCAAACATTAGTAATGAAAAATGGCCTGGGCAAAAATAAGCCACTGAGTTGAGTATACTGGGTATCAATATTGCAGTCCACATTCTGACTTTTCaacattttaaacaaaaatgcaTAAACCGAAATCATATTCAAATTAAGAATACATCAAACAAAACTAATTCTCCCATTAACCACACCTTTTGGCTCACAAGCTCGGATGACATTGCAAGTGCTGCTAACAACTGCACGACCATTAAGTTCGCTTGCTCTCGACCCAAACTGAAAACAGATGTTCAAAGTTGCCCCATTAAAGCACACACAGAAAAACACAGCTATGAAGCATTAATAAAACGGTTAAATGAAAAGTAGTAATCTAACTACCTCTTGGAATGAATGCAACTTCCTTGGGAATGATAATTTATCATGATACAACAAGgaacctgcaaaacaaaatcaattgcCCATAACTCAAATGGTGTATCATCTCATTAAATACAAagcactttttttattttttaaaaaaggaatatGCATATAAAGATtcgaggaaaagaaaagaaaaaaaatatgaggCAAATGCAGGGATTGAACTgtagagaaagagaaaaataaccTCTTTTGGGGGCATGAAAGGCGAAATTGATCGATGAACACAGCGACACTTCCTTCAATTGAGCCATGTCTCGGTGATTCTGATAACGCGACTCAATGCACTCGACACTTTCTGTCTCGGTTATGAAGAGAGAAATCTGACAATGACAAGTTTTTAAGGGGGCATTTAGGGTTTTAGATTGTAAAAAGGGTTTTTGTGTAAAACAGCCCAATTGTCTGATCGAGGGAAGGAAATCAGGATAATTTTTTCGGATCAGGCTACGAACTGTGTTATCGTGCCATAATTGTATTCGGTCATTGAATACCCTTAAATTAGTGGGGTCATTAATATTCAACGACTGAATACAACTGTGTGACAATACCACAATTGCACTTAAGATTTTCCTCATGTTTATAAGTAACATCTCCTTTTTATCCATATTCCTAttcttattcttaaaattGTGTCAAGATTGTCCATGTGTACCGACGAAAATATCCCTAATGCCAAGATAGTTGCATGCCTAAAATTTCTCCCATACACAcacaataatgataaattcCTATACAAAATTAGAGATTACCAAGAGTCTCCCTTTTATGTACATTCTTAATATTATAAGTATGTAAACTCATAGAATGATAGCCTAGGCTAAAGGTATACTAATTCTCACTTCATGATAGCCTAgtttaagggtaatttttaaaaacctcccctgaggtttaagcttgttgcaagtagatggcgagaattgatttatttgtaaaaaactccctaccgtcagttaagtttaacattgaccgttagttgaccgtgcaaagttgaccgtgcaaagacaatattaccctcaacaatagtttgtaaacgaaaataactataaaaaaaccaaaattattggtgcaaaaagcacaaaccctattttttgacaattttatccttgtcaattctaaaaatttacaatatcataggtaaagattatgactatttcatttttaaatttttaattttatctttcttgtaggaattttaaggaaatatcaataatttaaagaggattttttaattttttaattttaattttttataagaactttaagaaaatatcaataatttaaaaagtgtaaaatagctaataattttgatttttttagttattttcgtttataaactattgttaagggtaatattgtctttgcacggtcaactaacggtcaatgttaaacttaactgacggtagggggttttttacaaataaatcaattctcgccatttacttgcaacaagcccaaacctcaggggagatttttaaaaattacccccTAGTTTAATGTTATACTAATTCTCACTCAAGATTTTGAGGTCACATCAACTCACAATATTATAATAAgatattatttgtttcatttgaaattttagatTCGAAATTTAGAATTCACATAGGGGTTGAAAATAGGGCTTTCTCTTAaattcaactaattttatataaagtGTACGCGTTgagttcttttttctttttttttttttgaattctgTTATACACAGATTATTACTGATATTACATCAGACAttacaattacaatatttacaatagTACTAAATAACTGGAGACACCGCCATACATTAACCCATTGAAGCATTTGTCCAAATACTTTAAAcactctctaatattcgaggagTGCCTActtcactcacatttcgtaagggagagactgtctccactcaattagttgataattaagGAATAATTGAAACTAACCTGCATAATGCTCTTATAGAGACTCGAACCCTTGCACTCAATATTATAAGTGCAAGGTTTCTCCCATTGGACCAAAAGCCTATCGGTTACGCGTTGAGTTCTTGACTTCTTGTGTTATGGCCTTCCAAAGATTGAGTTTCATCCATAACCAGAATCCTGAAATCCACCACTACACTGATTACCTTTTTTAGCACTTTCAAAATCAGCTGTTCCATGTTACATCAACTTTAGCTTTTTCTTCATCAgaagtaaattataaattattacacATGAAAACTCTAAAATGGGACGAATTATCCGTAATGGAATTTTTCAGTAAGTAAAATTTCTTGtatattgtatttttcacTGATAATGTTCCGCTATGATGACATTTCGCAGAGCTAGCAAAAAACTTTACATGCTACGATTTAAGATGTcgcaatttctttttgaaaagtatGTAATAGTAAACTATAGAACTGAGTTTGTAATCTGTATAAACTCTGAATAGCAAAAATATAGTTTAATTGATCACATATCTgatcaaagataaaatgagCAGCAAAGTTTCCTCTGAACCACTATTTAACTTCCAAAGATGTAATAGTATGGGAAAATTAACCGGAGGACTACGCTTGTTTCTTCATTGCAGTGCCGGAGTTTCAATCTTGCGCTTCTTTCTTCGTTTGGTTGAGACAGGGTCAATTTCTTTGTACCATAAAATTCGACACTGCATCAGGTCTAGCAAACGGGATTGCAGATGCTTGTTAATTTCCATGACATGCTTTGTCATTTGTGATGCCCATGTTCGTTGACTCATGTTTACGTCTGCTTTCATTTGCATTGCTGCTGGTGTTCCCTCTTGCTACCCACCCATCAAgacaaggaaaaaaaggaaaaaaaaaaaaattagtttaggTGTGCTAACAAGCAACAAGTGCAGGATGCTATGGACAGGGAGAAACCTGCAATTCAGACATATGCTGAAATAGTGACTTGGTTCTGCGGATATTAATGGAACATTGATCATCTTTGTTGAAAAAACATGACTGAAGGAGAATAACCATTTCCATCGACAAGCTATTTAGTTGAGGATACTTTTCAAGTGAAGGCATGCGGTCCTTTTTCAACTTCCTCTGACAGTTTGACACTTCAGAAAGCAGTGAAGACTGCCGGATTACTACCAGATTGGTTACTACTCCTGCTTGTACATGAACACAAGTGCACAACATTACTTTTGGTAAAATCCCATAGGATTATAGCAAAAAATGGAGTGAAACTTGGAAATATTCAAATGTTTTTAAATAGTACATATTCAAAAAGTTGAAGTTATGGTTACCTTTCTTATGGTTGAATCTTCGAATGCTCACCCTTCTAGTGACATCCCAGAGGCAGACAGTTTTATCTTCTGATGCAGATATCAGATGGGATGCGCTAAAGGCCAATGCAGTTATTGATCCACTGTGAATAGATGTAATTTAAAGTCACATGAATATTGGGGTGGACAAAATGTTTGGGCGAGATATGAACCATTCATAATCTAACACAGGAAGGAAAGTTTTAAGTCTGCATTTTAAGTGAGAAGCAAGATGGAAAATAAAACAGAAGGGGAACAGAAATTAGCTTAATGGCTTGAAAGTATGAATACTCTGGTTGGGAAGCCAAGCACTTAAAGTTGAATCGATTTGAGAACTTAGTTCAACACTTAAAATGCCATCAGATCATTtgcatttgtaatttcttgcagaaatgataaattattactaGAGTCCATAAATTTCCTAATCAAGAAAAGTATAGCAGAAAAAATCTTCTTTGGCCTGCTTCCTAGAGATTCCTGTCACAGGATTTATGTCTAAGTGATTTCAAGAAATTAAAGCATCACACATTAAACATTACTTGTGTCCTTTAAGTACGCTGTGTTGATCTTCCCCAACAATAAAATGATCCTCCAGTAACAAGAATTTAAGTGGGCTAACAAATATTCTTCCATCTATACTTCCAGCAAACAAAAGCTGCTCTCCTGGATGAAAAGCAATTGCAGTTACTGCTTGTGGATAGACTTGTGTTTGTATGAGTATTCCTGAGCCTAGGTCCCAAACCtgcaaattttgaaaaagcaTCCCTTGTGAAGAGGAGATTTCAACTTcgaaaaaatttataatcacTAGGAGTTCAAAACACGATGCATCATTTATAGACCTTGCATGTTGCATCCAGCGAGCTAGATACAAAAAATGTTGTGCCACCTGAAATAGTTAGCAAGCCAGTCACAGAGGACTTATGCTCCAATGAGTAATGTAACAGAGAACGTAAGCTTCGCAGCTCCATTTCTATCAACCTTTGGTCTAACTGATCAGAATGATGCATCAATTCAGAAGTTTGCTTCAATAATCTGAATTTTTACCATGTCGTCAGTCCTAGACCAAGTGACTCAAGgaataaaagggaaaagagTTGGGTGTATACCTAGTCATAGACCAAACACAGATCATACCATCATCTGATCCAGAAATAAGAAGAAAGCCATCGTCAGAAAACACCATGCACTTAATAGATTTATTATGAGCATGCCACATCTTGAGCATTCTTCCACTTCTGACCTACATATATCTTAATCAAAATAGAGTTAAGGTTGTGGGCTTGTGGCAATGTATCATTATGCAACTTACAGAAATGGCACAGAATTCTGTAGTCCTAGAAAATATGTCCAATGCCATAGTCGCTGACTTAAATGTCTTCTTGAAAGAACTCATCTAAGGGTGTTGGCTTGGcaggagaaatttttttattttaaatcagaATTGAAGGGAAAGCTTTCCCTGTTTCTGGACAGTAAAAGAGTGCCTTACTAACCTCCCAGAGATAAGCATTCCCTGATGGGGCACCGCCAGCAAGATATGCACCATCCTTCGTGCAAGAAATTGGCCCCATGGCTTCCATTGTGTAGCTTCGACGTGGTGGGTGAGGCTGAAAAATATGAGTATAGAAGTGAAGTGAACTTTGAGTATGCAGAGTTTTGTGGGCAACAAATTCAAAACCTCAAGCTtagtttcatttaattctCTGTTTTGATTATCAAAATGCATAATAATGTTGCACGCAAGCCAAGAAGGGGAAAGTACAAGCAAAAAAGTACTGGAATCTTTGATAAAATCATCTCACTCCAGTTCCTTATCTACaagcaaattataaaaagagaCCATTCGCATTGATGTATTTCTCTTGTTCTGCTTCCACTCTATCAGAAGTCTTAGAACTTGCACCACCGGGAAGTTGTTTAATACAAACCATTACTGTCTAAGAGATACTTATGCCTAAATCAGCTTATCATTGCCCCTTTTCTGGCCGCAATATCCTCTGTTTATATACAAACAAACAGCCCATTCATAGCCAGACAGAGTGAAATTCTTCAGCATTGACCCAAGCATCCACtttaatttgaaatcaaattatatAGGACTTTTGCTGATTTGAGATTaggtttttcaaatttgtacGTACTCTTGAGTATGTACAAATTTTTGCCCAAACGAATTATCAGCGAACTATTACTGTTGAGTTCCCTATTTCAACTCCTCTGTGGAGCCTTAAGCCTAATGGATTAGTGAAAACtttgcatatttttatttacaatgaGAATTTTGACAAATTCGTTAGTCTCAACGCTGAATAATT encodes:
- the LOC102630538 gene encoding argininosuccinate synthase, chloroplastic, yielding MAQLKEVSLCSSINFAFHAPKRGSLLYHDKLSFPRKLHSFQEFGSRASELNGRAVVSSTCNVIRACEPKAIQALLSSEREVESAPKSGGGRRGKLNKVVLAYSGGLDTSVIVPWLRENYGCEVVCFTADVGQGIKELDGLEEKAKASGACQLVVKDLKEEFVKDYIFPCLRAGAIYERKYLLGTSMARPVIAKAMVDVAREVGADAVAHGCTGKGNDQVRFELTFFALNPELNVVAPWREWDIQGREDAIEYAKKHNVPVPVTKKSIYSRDRNLWHLSHEGDILEDPENEPKKDMYMMSVDPEDAPNQPEYLEIGIVSGIPVSVNGKKLSPASLLAELNEIGGRHGIGRIDMVENRLVGMKSRGVYETPGGTILFSAVQELESLTLDRETMQVKDSLALKYAELVYAGRWFDPLRESIDAFMENITKTTTGSVTLKLYKGSVSVTGRTSPKSLYRQDISSFESGQIYDQADAAGFIRLYGLPMRVRAMLERGI
- the LOC102611876 gene encoding protein ROOT INITIATION DEFECTIVE 3-like, which encodes MGQPGREALVVCSDESMKIGITVWDVDTGDEILKIPSCAASPYGFLCMRNQCLAASLVNRHGSLGGGAIFMWALNKPHPPRRSYTMEAMGPISCTKDGAYLAGGAPSGNAYLWEVRSGRMLKMWHAHNKSIKCMVFSDDGFLLISGSDDGMICVWSMTRLLKQTSELMHHSDQLDQRLIEMELRSLRSLLHYSLEHKSSVTGLLTISGGTTFFVSSSLDATCKVWDLGSGILIQTQVYPQAVTAIAFHPGEQLLFAGSIDGRIFVSPLKFLLLEDHFIVGEDQHSVLKGHNGSITALAFSASHLISASEDKTVCLWDVTRRVSIRRFNHKKGVVTNLVVIRQSSLLSEVSNCQRKLKKDRMPSLEKYPQLNSLSMEMVILLQSCFFNKDDQCSINIRRTKSLFQHMSELQQEGTPAAMQMKADVNMSQRTWASQMTKHVMEINKHLQSRLLDLMQCRILWYKEIDPVSTKRRKKRKIETPALQ